One Miscanthus floridulus cultivar M001 chromosome 11, ASM1932011v1, whole genome shotgun sequence DNA window includes the following coding sequences:
- the LOC136493962 gene encoding ABC transporter I family member 1-like, which produces MPPLRPPPPRLLLNNVSCMRNAQTVLRDINLSVHDGTALVLTGANGSGKTTLLRMLAGFSRPSAGEILWNGHDITSPGVFQQYKLQLNWMSLKDAVKEKLTVLENVQWFELLEGKDGSRSGPAIELMGLGRLMNEKARMLSMGQRKRLQLARLLAIDRPIWLLDEPSVALDAEGTRLLEYIIAEHRKKGGIVFVATHLPIQIEDSMSLRLPQRFPRRKTLVDLVH; this is translated from the coding sequence ATGCCGCCGCTTCGGCCCCCGCCGCCGCGGCTGCTGCTCAACAACGTCTCGTGCATGCGGAACGCGCAGACGGTGCTCCGCGACATCAACCTCAGCGTCCACGACGGCACGGCCCTCGTCCTGACCGGCGCCAACGGCTCCGGCAAGACCACTCTCCTCCGCATGCTGGCGGGCTTCTCGCGCCCCTCGGCGGGGGAGATCCTCTGGAACGGCCACGACATCACCTCCCCGGGCGTCTTCCAGCAGTACAAGCTGCAGCTCAACTGGATGTCGCTCAAGGACGCCGTCAAGGAGAAGCTCACGGTGCTCGAGAACGTCCAGTGGTTCGAGCTCCTCGAGGGGAAGGACGGTAGCAGGTCGGGCCCGGCCATCGAGCTCATGGGCCTCGGCAGGCTCATGAACGAGAAGGCCAGGATGCTCTCCATGGGGCAGAGGAAGCGGCTGCAGCTCGCCAGGCTGCTCGCCATCGACCGACCCATCTGGCTGCTTGACGAGCCCTCCGTCGCGCTGGATGCAGAGGGTACCAGGCTGCTCGAATACATCATCGCTGAGCACCGGAAGAAGGGTGGCATCGTGTTCGTGGCCACGCATCTGCCGATTCAGATTGAGGATTCTATGTCACTTCGGCTTCCGCAGAGGTTTCCCCGGAGGAAGACGCTGGTTGATCTTGTCCATTGA